The following proteins are co-located in the Paenibacillus sp. JNUCC32 genome:
- a CDS encoding hybrid sensor histidine kinase/response regulator translates to MLTLKWIRRGISLAKSLPSHQIKKSHILWLIGLLIVILSSMRMLWVEVFPDQQQVTINKGHLDLREWDAEEGGILLLDGEWEFYPMQWLLDGSGQDASGGPKPKLIAVPGGWNQALHGNGKASPYGFASYRLRILVNPEEKLNYSIRVPSVRSSSELYVNGRLLAKSGRVADTKEAYTAKNLPYTTSFTADGNGVIELVIQAANYVDSRSSGIARSIKLGSEEAVAKEMKLSVSMQTLGAVIFLMHSVYALILFLLGNREKRLLYFSLLTLCVTLSSILSTDEKLFHQFIYISSDWDFRLSNAAFMIGCYALLECTNHRELSYWNRVHPVYAATILGTAGITLFLAPSQVIMLFPVYLLLGCVTAVITIIAITKTIMKGIKDHLLLLFSMVALVHHFLWALFLRESALSVAHYPFDLILSMGCLAAVWFKGYFKMHANTKEIAATLQRVNDHKDQFLANTSHEFKNPLHSMLNMSQSVLNRERPLLQDRSVKELETILTVGRRLTLILNDLMDVMSLRDGNPRLQKKAVSIQPIVTGVMDMLQFNAEVKSVSIVNQIPEDFPPVLADENRMIQVVFNLLHNAVKYTNEGYISIQAFTEDDRAYIAIADTGIGMDEAMLRRLFLPYEQVSASETMIEGGFGLGLSISKQLIELHRGTLEVASVPGEGSIFTFSLKLAGLETEEEQHDSNSNGPPTLPTMPMQDTIGAGLQKEEIFPPAAIQGALPERRSNRPLLLIVDDDPVNLQVLEAILPPDEYEVTMATSGKEALAVLDAKEWDLVISDIMMPQMSGYELTRRIRERFTLTELPVLLLTARSQPKDIQSGFLAGANDYVTKPVEALEIRSRIEALTTIKQTVREQLRLEAAWLQAQIQPHFLFNALNAVTALSDVDLDKMRNLLEEFSNFLRYKFRFQDTAGLVPIEEELSLVRSYLYIEQVRFEDRLQVVWEVDDCGALQIPFLSIQPLVENAIRHGVMKRTYGGTVHIRISVHATHAEIIVQDDGIGMDEAQLQRILERTANHQSGVGLINTDQRLKRHFGTGLHIQSRLGEGTRVTFHARI, encoded by the coding sequence ATGCTTACATTAAAGTGGATTAGGAGAGGAATATCTTTGGCAAAGAGCCTACCAAGTCACCAAATAAAAAAGAGCCACATTTTATGGTTAATAGGATTACTCATAGTGATTCTATCGAGCATGCGCATGCTGTGGGTGGAAGTGTTCCCTGATCAACAGCAGGTGACGATAAATAAGGGGCATCTCGATTTGCGGGAATGGGATGCCGAAGAAGGCGGCATTCTGTTGCTTGACGGAGAGTGGGAGTTTTATCCCATGCAGTGGCTGCTGGATGGGAGCGGGCAGGATGCATCAGGCGGGCCGAAGCCGAAGCTGATTGCGGTTCCGGGGGGATGGAATCAAGCTCTGCATGGTAATGGCAAAGCGTCTCCATATGGATTTGCTTCCTATCGCCTGCGTATTCTAGTGAATCCCGAGGAGAAGCTGAATTATAGCATTCGCGTGCCTAGCGTACGTTCGTCATCCGAATTATATGTCAATGGACGTTTGCTTGCCAAATCCGGGCGGGTGGCGGACACGAAGGAAGCCTATACCGCGAAGAACCTGCCGTATACTACAAGCTTTACGGCGGACGGCAACGGCGTCATCGAATTAGTGATTCAGGCGGCCAATTATGTGGATAGCCGAAGCAGCGGCATAGCCAGATCCATTAAATTGGGTTCAGAGGAAGCCGTGGCCAAAGAAATGAAACTCTCGGTTTCGATGCAAACACTGGGAGCCGTTATCTTCCTTATGCATTCCGTTTATGCACTCATTTTATTTTTACTGGGGAATAGGGAAAAGAGGCTGCTGTATTTTTCCTTGCTGACCCTCTGCGTAACCCTTTCGAGCATATTGAGCACGGATGAGAAGCTGTTCCATCAATTCATATACATCAGCAGCGATTGGGATTTTCGGTTGTCCAACGCCGCCTTTATGATTGGATGCTATGCGTTGCTGGAATGCACGAATCATCGCGAACTCTCTTATTGGAACAGGGTTCATCCCGTTTATGCCGCCACGATCTTAGGAACAGCCGGCATTACCTTGTTCTTGGCTCCGTCTCAGGTGATCATGCTTTTCCCGGTTTATTTGCTGTTGGGCTGCGTAACGGCCGTCATCACGATTATTGCAATCACCAAAACCATAATGAAGGGCATTAAAGACCATTTGCTGTTGCTTTTTTCCATGGTTGCGTTGGTCCATCATTTCCTGTGGGCGTTGTTCTTGCGGGAAAGCGCCTTAAGTGTTGCCCATTATCCGTTTGACCTGATCCTTTCGATGGGATGCTTGGCCGCTGTATGGTTTAAGGGTTATTTCAAGATGCATGCGAACACGAAAGAGATTGCCGCAACCTTGCAAAGAGTGAATGACCATAAGGATCAATTCCTGGCGAACACGTCCCATGAATTCAAAAATCCGCTGCACAGCATGCTTAACATGTCGCAATCCGTGTTGAACCGGGAACGGCCTTTGCTGCAGGACAGGAGTGTGAAAGAGCTTGAAACGATTCTGACCGTCGGACGTCGTCTAACACTAATATTAAACGATTTGATGGACGTCATGAGTCTGCGGGATGGCAATCCAAGGCTGCAGAAAAAAGCCGTATCGATCCAGCCCATCGTGACGGGGGTGATGGATATGCTGCAATTTAACGCGGAAGTGAAGTCGGTCAGCATCGTCAATCAGATCCCGGAGGATTTCCCTCCCGTCTTGGCGGACGAGAACCGGATGATTCAAGTCGTGTTCAATCTGCTGCATAATGCCGTAAAATATACGAATGAAGGGTATATTTCGATTCAAGCTTTTACAGAGGATGACAGAGCTTATATCGCAATTGCCGACACGGGGATCGGAATGGATGAAGCCATGCTGAGGCGCTTGTTCCTTCCGTATGAGCAGGTGAGCGCCAGCGAGACCATGATCGAAGGCGGCTTTGGGTTAGGTCTAAGCATTAGCAAGCAGCTTATTGAGCTTCATCGGGGTACGCTTGAGGTGGCCTCCGTTCCAGGGGAGGGCTCGATATTTACGTTTTCGTTAAAGCTGGCAGGGCTCGAAACAGAGGAAGAGCAGCATGATTCGAACTCTAACGGACCGCCAACATTGCCGACCATGCCGATGCAGGATACCATTGGGGCCGGTTTGCAAAAAGAGGAGATCTTCCCGCCAGCCGCGATACAAGGAGCTTTGCCCGAAAGGAGAAGTAACCGACCGCTATTGCTCATCGTTGACGACGATCCCGTCAACCTTCAGGTGCTTGAAGCCATACTGCCGCCGGACGAATACGAGGTGACGATGGCAACAAGCGGTAAAGAAGCGTTGGCTGTACTGGATGCGAAGGAGTGGGATTTGGTCATCTCCGATATTATGATGCCGCAGATGTCCGGGTATGAGCTGACGCGGAGGATTCGCGAGCGGTTTACGCTCACGGAGCTCCCTGTGCTGCTGCTTACTGCAAGAAGCCAACCGAAAGACATCCAAAGCGGGTTTCTGGCGGGGGCTAACGATTATGTGACCAAGCCGGTGGAGGCCTTGGAAATCAGGTCGAGGATTGAGGCCTTAACGACGATTAAACAAACGGTCCGGGAGCAGCTCCGACTGGAAGCGGCATGGCTGCAAGCGCAAATCCAGCCTCATTTTTTATTCAATGCTTTAAATGCGGTGACGGCCCTAAGCGACGTTGATTTGGACAAGATGCGGAATCTGCTTGAGGAGTTCAGCAACTTTCTGAGATATAAATTCAGATTCCAAGACACGGCTGGACTTGTACCGATCGAGGAGGAGCTGAGCCTGGTGCGCTCGTATCTTTATATCGAGCAGGTTCGGTTTGAAGATCGGCTGCAGGTGGTTTGGGAGGTAGACGACTGCGGAGCCTTGCAAATTCCGTTCCTTTCGATCCAGCCCTTGGTCGAAAATGCGATAAGGCATGGCGTCATGAAGCGCACTTATGGGGGAACCGTACATATTCGAATTTCCGTCCATGCCACGCATGCCGAGATAATCGTTCAGGACGATGGGATCGGGATGGATGAAGCTCAATTGCAGCGAATCCTAGAGAGAACAGCAAATCATCAGTCCGGGGTCGGATTGATCAATACGGACCAGCGATTAAAACGGCACTTCGGAACAGGGCTTCATATTCAGAGCAGGTTAGGCGAAGGAACCCGGGTTACTTTTCATGCACGCATCTAA
- a CDS encoding ankyrin repeat domain-containing protein yields the protein MIVLKDIGKFEELPEIAMHIYQGNIPALQEAITAGWDIEEGIVLSRYTTLSPLDLALVSQRTDVVKLLVEHGVNLNVHHNPAFLRAVRYGKEDIVRYIAAQGAELDKLNQTGSGAYAQAYYGNKKNIPLIHELGLDLKLHGSAVLRQAVSDHDYKTLDYLLDHGADINYNQPDMVYPYQATPLTVATRMGNQRMVKHLIERGADVTLAEKDGERPYTIAVGNKDTVLADYLKSLEPAEFHSLENKKYALKKYKLTDELVRFLTGDQLRLKLPENEYEIGYIDFFTLTDTIEMKVGRQKFLRLSADIDNYSDLQLVWNPKKKGLIGCYDVEHQTYADLCSFTEFLAQPESYLIRFLEGEL from the coding sequence ATGATCGTTCTGAAAGATATCGGCAAATTCGAGGAATTACCGGAGATTGCGATGCACATCTACCAAGGGAACATTCCGGCTTTGCAGGAGGCAATAACCGCTGGCTGGGATATCGAGGAGGGCATCGTATTAAGCAGATATACGACGTTAAGCCCGCTCGATCTGGCGTTGGTCTCGCAGCGAACGGATGTGGTGAAGCTGCTGGTCGAGCACGGCGTTAACCTGAATGTCCATCATAATCCGGCTTTTTTGCGAGCGGTGCGGTACGGCAAGGAAGATATCGTTCGTTATATCGCAGCGCAGGGCGCCGAGCTGGATAAACTCAATCAAACCGGGTCAGGCGCATATGCACAGGCCTATTACGGCAACAAAAAAAACATCCCGCTCATTCATGAGCTGGGATTGGATCTCAAGCTGCATGGCAGCGCGGTGCTGCGCCAAGCCGTGTCGGACCATGATTATAAGACACTCGATTATCTACTCGATCATGGGGCGGACATCAATTATAATCAGCCCGATATGGTCTATCCTTATCAAGCGACTCCGCTAACCGTGGCCACGCGGATGGGGAATCAGCGCATGGTCAAGCATCTGATTGAGCGCGGCGCTGACGTGACGTTGGCGGAAAAGGACGGCGAGCGGCCGTATACGATTGCGGTCGGCAATAAGGATACCGTCCTGGCCGACTACTTGAAATCGCTGGAGCCGGCCGAGTTTCATAGCTTAGAGAACAAGAAGTATGCGCTGAAAAAGTATAAATTGACCGATGAATTGGTCCGTTTTCTGACAGGAGACCAGCTGCGGCTTAAGCTGCCGGAGAATGAATATGAAATCGGGTATATCGATTTCTTCACCCTGACAGATACGATCGAGATGAAAGTCGGCCGACAAAAGTTTCTGCGCCTGTCAGCCGACATTGACAATTACTCCGATCTGCAGCTCGTATGGAATCCGAAGAAAAAGGGCCTGATTGGCTGTTACGATGTGGAGCATCAGACGTATGCCGATCTATGCAGCTTTACCGAGTTCCTTGCGCAGCCTGAATCGTACCTCATCCGTTTTCTTGAGGGAGAGCTGTAA
- a CDS encoding alpha/beta hydrolase family protein, with protein MRVLEMLWVAACVAMLIILLSRNTINRKAGAIVGIAGGLLFAVQLLVEGYRWQMIPAYIVTALLFVLVLFRRRTVKKPLRYTIWGLSVVLLGGSAALSALLPVFHLPTPSGEFRVGTDTLHFVDADREETFTEQKGDKRELIVQVWYPAAASGQGAEKATLFPKDKRLFHTYMQAYSDYLGLPAAALDYWKYSRANANGHAGLRLAKNPYPVVLLSHGMGVGRILHSSQAEHLASHGYIVFAIDHTYSTAATAFTDGRVTGFLTEQSQERLFEDSRTILKVWNEDIAFVTDQLERLQSGAVASKFKGALDLDNIGMMGHSFGGAAAFEAVYSNPRIKAGVNMDGTLFITKDRDDMEKPFMFMESEDFMKVNEQQAKYRQTPATEAELQALGLTREQFDMILANRELELKLMDRLSQQGLGRTLYIEGAGHYNFTDLQLYSPLTRLTGMTGSMNGSRGAEIVNRYVLEFFNQHLRGMESKLLTGPSEEYPEVKYPDRVFLEG; from the coding sequence ATGAGAGTTCTGGAAATGTTGTGGGTTGCAGCCTGCGTTGCGATGCTGATAATACTGTTGAGCCGTAACACAATAAATCGGAAGGCTGGCGCGATCGTCGGCATCGCTGGCGGTTTGCTGTTCGCCGTGCAGCTGCTGGTCGAGGGATACAGGTGGCAGATGATTCCGGCCTACATCGTCACCGCGTTGCTCTTTGTGTTGGTTCTGTTCAGACGCCGAACGGTCAAGAAACCGCTGCGGTACACGATATGGGGCCTTTCGGTCGTTTTGCTGGGCGGATCGGCTGCCTTATCGGCACTGCTGCCGGTTTTCCATTTACCGACGCCCTCGGGCGAGTTCAGGGTGGGAACGGATACGCTCCATTTCGTTGATGCGGACCGGGAAGAAACGTTTACCGAACAAAAAGGCGACAAACGTGAGCTTATCGTTCAGGTATGGTATCCGGCCGCAGCGTCTGGCCAAGGCGCCGAGAAAGCTACGTTGTTTCCGAAGGATAAAAGGCTCTTTCACACCTATATGCAAGCATATTCCGACTATCTGGGCCTTCCCGCGGCCGCGTTAGACTATTGGAAATACAGCCGGGCCAACGCTAACGGCCATGCCGGTTTGCGGCTGGCGAAGAATCCGTATCCGGTGGTGCTGTTGTCGCACGGCATGGGGGTCGGCAGAATTTTGCATTCGTCCCAGGCCGAACATCTTGCCAGCCACGGCTATATCGTATTTGCCATCGATCATACGTACAGCACGGCCGCCACCGCATTTACCGATGGGCGCGTAACCGGTTTTCTTACGGAACAATCCCAGGAGCGATTATTCGAGGACAGCCGCACTATTTTGAAGGTGTGGAATGAGGATATCGCCTTTGTCACGGATCAGTTGGAGAGGCTTCAATCAGGCGCCGTCGCCAGCAAGTTTAAAGGAGCCTTAGATCTGGACAACATCGGCATGATGGGCCATTCCTTCGGCGGGGCTGCAGCCTTTGAAGCCGTTTATTCCAACCCGCGGATCAAAGCCGGCGTGAATATGGACGGAACGCTATTCATAACGAAGGACCGGGACGACATGGAGAAACCGTTTATGTTCATGGAATCGGAGGATTTTATGAAGGTGAACGAACAGCAGGCGAAGTATCGCCAAACCCCGGCTACGGAAGCCGAGCTCCAAGCACTGGGGTTAACGCGAGAACAATTCGACATGATTCTGGCGAATCGGGAATTGGAACTGAAGCTGATGGATCGCTTATCTCAACAGGGACTAGGACGGACCCTTTATATCGAAGGTGCAGGACACTATAATTTCACCGATCTTCAGCTGTACTCTCCGCTTACCCGCCTGACCGGCATGACCGGAAGCATGAATGGATCTAGGGGAGCCGAAATCGTCAACCGCTACGTGCTGGAATTCTTTAATCAGCATTTGCGCGGAATGGAGAGTAAGCTTCTAACCGGTCCCTCGGAGGAATACCCGGAAGTGAAGTATCCGGACCGGGTGTTTCTGGAAGGCTAG
- a CDS encoding cytoplasmic protein, translating to MMNSIYLRRANKLMVDAENESDRLPKAYLATAVKNIEQLGYTFSYPLLNAVRALSKEQFEALYQPLIDDLRVMVGAHVKYVPMYPAFPLQVMEEDDAELYLNAIYHDLTWDLPAYEHEERPPLQDDINLKTIDLGSRADFYAMIRQLIQAKGSISPTDKGDIEAVIELVDPEELDVILPSEIPFKENAGFVAAALMKHDKGNVERIGRYFKTATDVLRLAVAWSGGDVSLAEATRFRKFKRRERRLLLGLLERCHPITEDMLRFKDRWIRLGEILHPSEYKHRYKRCEEAFDILRNHKPFTTYNGSVELAFQYGQVWNLIDLLMQRPGEFARRLDQLLRSTEHTEYVVLAFGEVANQVSTPVLLQVKNHFARRRQPQELRVFFPKGNVAKAFAVPHTLPEIDEAACRDIVQVCEQALIQRFAALPPLGKAYVDKRLKDYHVPFSQRSASKALHTLVRGSRVPMAEGDTIRFFSWWKEGRVNGEPTGRVDIDLSAVMYDHDWQYVEHISYTNLRSSHYRAVHSGDIVSAPQGACEFIDLHIPTIVQYGGRYIVATLHSYTNQPYCNLPECFVGWMMRKKPGSGEIFEPSTVANKIDVAADTQIAIPVILDLVERTVIWTDLSLTRHPHYYNNVEGNQKGMVLMGKAMTALRKPDLYDLFMLHAKARGESVDHAEQAETIFSVEHGVTPFDIEHIMADYVV from the coding sequence ATGATGAACTCGATTTATTTACGAAGAGCGAACAAATTGATGGTTGATGCAGAGAATGAATCGGATCGTCTCCCAAAAGCTTATCTGGCGACGGCCGTGAAGAATATCGAGCAGCTTGGGTATACGTTCTCGTATCCATTGCTGAACGCCGTGCGAGCCTTATCCAAAGAGCAGTTCGAAGCGCTTTATCAACCGCTGATTGACGATTTACGGGTGATGGTAGGCGCGCATGTAAAATATGTGCCGATGTATCCCGCGTTCCCGCTGCAGGTGATGGAGGAGGACGATGCGGAGCTGTACCTGAATGCCATCTATCATGATCTGACTTGGGATTTGCCTGCATATGAGCATGAAGAGAGACCTCCGCTGCAGGATGACATCAACCTGAAAACCATTGATCTGGGAAGCAGGGCGGATTTCTATGCCATGATACGCCAGCTGATCCAAGCTAAAGGCTCCATCTCCCCAACGGATAAAGGGGATATTGAGGCCGTTATTGAGCTTGTCGACCCCGAGGAACTGGATGTCATTCTCCCTTCCGAGATTCCGTTCAAGGAGAATGCGGGATTCGTGGCAGCTGCGTTAATGAAGCATGACAAGGGGAACGTCGAGCGGATCGGGCGTTATTTCAAAACCGCAACCGATGTCCTTCGTCTAGCGGTGGCTTGGTCAGGCGGAGATGTCAGCCTGGCGGAAGCCACCCGGTTTCGCAAATTTAAGCGGCGCGAAAGACGGCTGCTGCTGGGGTTGCTGGAACGCTGTCATCCGATAACGGAGGATATGCTCAGATTTAAGGACCGCTGGATTCGTTTGGGCGAAATCCTCCATCCTTCCGAATATAAGCACCGGTATAAACGCTGCGAGGAAGCCTTTGATATTTTGCGGAATCACAAGCCCTTTACCACCTATAACGGGAGTGTCGAGCTTGCATTTCAGTACGGCCAGGTCTGGAATTTGATCGATTTGTTGATGCAGCGTCCGGGCGAGTTTGCCCGCAGATTGGATCAGTTGCTGCGTTCCACCGAACATACGGAGTATGTCGTTCTGGCGTTTGGCGAGGTGGCGAATCAAGTATCGACGCCGGTCTTGCTGCAAGTGAAGAATCATTTTGCCCGCCGCCGCCAGCCTCAAGAGCTGCGCGTCTTTTTCCCGAAAGGAAATGTGGCTAAAGCCTTTGCCGTACCCCATACGCTTCCGGAGATCGATGAAGCGGCATGCCGAGATATCGTGCAGGTATGCGAGCAGGCGTTGATCCAGCGGTTCGCCGCGCTGCCGCCCTTGGGGAAGGCCTATGTCGATAAGCGATTGAAGGACTATCATGTGCCGTTCTCGCAGAGATCGGCAAGCAAAGCCCTGCATACGTTGGTTCGGGGAAGCCGGGTGCCGATGGCGGAAGGGGATACCATCCGTTTCTTCAGCTGGTGGAAGGAAGGACGCGTGAACGGAGAGCCTACGGGCCGCGTGGATATTGACCTGTCCGCCGTCATGTATGATCACGACTGGCAGTACGTCGAGCATATTTCTTATACGAATCTGCGGTCCTCCCATTACAGGGCCGTGCACAGCGGGGATATCGTGTCAGCTCCTCAAGGAGCATGCGAATTCATTGATCTGCATATTCCAACCATCGTCCAATACGGCGGACGTTATATTGTGGCGACTCTTCATTCGTATACAAATCAACCGTACTGCAACCTGCCGGAGTGCTTCGTGGGCTGGATGATGCGGAAGAAACCCGGTTCCGGTGAAATATTCGAGCCCTCGACGGTGGCAAATAAAATCGATGTCGCCGCCGATACGCAGATCGCTATTCCCGTTATCTTGGATTTGGTGGAGCGTACGGTCATCTGGACCGATCTGTCCCTAACCAGACATCCACACTACTACAACAATGTAGAGGGGAATCAGAAGGGGATGGTCTTGATGGGCAAAGCCATGACAGCCCTGCGGAAGCCCGATCTGTATGATCTGTTCATGCTGCATGCCAAGGCAAGAGGAGAGTCCGTAGATCATGCGGAACAGGCGGAAACGATCTTCTCGGTGGAACATGGGGTGACCCCGTTCGATATCGAGCATATTATGGCGGATTATGTTGTGTAA
- a CDS encoding DUF418 domain-containing protein, with product MEQRTGRIRLLDILRGFAILGTLGTNIWIFAHAGDLRYITTFDHSGWWGADDLLRMIVLFLVNGKLLGLLTIMFGVGLEMKYRQAKRKGKPWPGVYLWAVLFLILEGLLHFILVMEYDILMSYGITAIIAAFIVKGGDRLIARTMNVIGSIFAIAILALAGLMLASGASVSLGSFDDVAALYQEGTWIEQVRYRLANFLPLRAEAILVIPTNVFLFLLGVRFMRSGVFAPDDNGKRLRKRLFKLGIYVGVPLNLLIFVPGGSFDLPVRYLFAPLMSMGYIAIIARMIQYTKWEWLWCRLENVGKMSLSCYVLQNIIASTIFYGWGLGLAGKLNSAATIAIWLVISAFLLGMASLWLRRFKLGPMETARKQAIGFFESR from the coding sequence ATGGAACAACGTACGGGCAGAATTCGCCTGCTGGATATTTTGCGGGGCTTCGCGATCCTGGGAACGCTCGGGACGAATATTTGGATCTTCGCACATGCGGGGGATCTACGCTACATTACCACCTTTGATCACTCCGGCTGGTGGGGAGCGGACGATCTTCTCCGGATGATCGTCTTGTTTCTGGTAAACGGGAAGCTGCTCGGACTGCTGACGATCATGTTCGGGGTCGGTCTGGAAATGAAGTACCGGCAGGCCAAGCGCAAAGGAAAGCCGTGGCCTGGCGTTTATTTATGGGCCGTTTTGTTTTTAATCCTCGAAGGCCTGCTGCATTTTATATTAGTCATGGAGTATGACATCTTGATGAGTTACGGGATTACCGCCATCATTGCAGCCTTTATCGTAAAGGGCGGCGACCGGCTCATCGCCCGCACGATGAATGTAATCGGCAGTATCTTTGCCATCGCGATCCTGGCCCTTGCGGGACTCATGCTGGCAAGCGGGGCCAGCGTATCGCTGGGCAGCTTTGACGATGTCGCTGCTCTCTATCAGGAAGGCACTTGGATCGAGCAGGTCCGGTACCGGCTGGCGAATTTCCTCCCGTTGCGAGCGGAGGCCATCCTCGTCATCCCGACGAACGTGTTTCTGTTCCTGCTAGGGGTTCGCTTTATGCGCTCAGGCGTATTCGCCCCGGACGACAACGGCAAAAGGCTGCGAAAAAGGCTATTCAAGCTGGGTATATATGTCGGCGTGCCGCTCAACCTGCTCATATTCGTTCCCGGCGGCTCTTTCGATCTACCGGTGCGCTATTTATTCGCTCCACTTATGTCTATGGGGTATATAGCAATCATTGCGAGAATGATACAATATACGAAATGGGAATGGCTATGGTGCCGCCTAGAGAACGTCGGAAAAATGTCACTGAGCTGCTATGTACTCCAGAACATCATCGCATCCACCATCTTTTACGGCTGGGGGTTGGGGCTTGCCGGCAAGCTGAATTCAGCGGCCACTATCGCCATCTGGCTGGTTATCTCCGCATTTCTGCTGGGCATGGCGTCCCTATGGCTCCGCCGCTTTAAGCTGGGGCCCATGGAGACCGCCCGCAAACAGGCGATAGGTTTCTTCGAATCAAGATAG
- a CDS encoding response regulator transcription factor produces the protein MIRIVIAEDQQMLRGAFASLLNFEDDIEVVAEVPDGQRAWDAIRQHQPDVCLLDIEMPHINGLELAESIRQAGLSCKIVIVTTFARPGYLQKAMDAQVEGYLLKDEPIDFLIEAIRRVMKGERVVSTDLAAALFMKEENPLSEREIEMLRLTKEGMTTGDISKALFLTRGTVRNYLSSAIQKLEADSRQQAVTIAEDKGWL, from the coding sequence ATGATTCGAATCGTCATTGCAGAAGATCAGCAAATGCTTCGCGGCGCATTCGCCTCACTGCTCAATTTCGAAGACGACATCGAGGTGGTGGCCGAGGTGCCGGACGGGCAGCGCGCCTGGGACGCGATTCGGCAGCATCAGCCGGACGTGTGCCTGCTCGACATCGAGATGCCTCATATTAACGGCCTGGAATTGGCCGAGTCCATACGTCAAGCAGGCCTATCCTGCAAAATCGTGATCGTCACGACCTTCGCACGTCCCGGTTATTTGCAAAAAGCGATGGATGCGCAGGTGGAGGGTTATCTGTTAAAGGACGAGCCCATCGATTTCTTGATTGAGGCCATCCGGCGGGTCATGAAGGGCGAGCGGGTCGTGAGCACCGACTTGGCGGCCGCGCTCTTCATGAAGGAGGAGAATCCGCTCAGCGAACGGGAAATCGAAATGCTCCGGTTAACCAAGGAAGGCATGACTACCGGCGACATCAGCAAAGCCTTGTTTCTGACAAGGGGAACCGTGCGCAACTACCTGTCCTCCGCCATCCAGAAGCTGGAGGCGGATTCCCGGCAGCAGGCCGTCACGATCGCGGAAGATAAAGGGTGGCTGTAA
- a CDS encoding sensor histidine kinase: MFYKLYPRDQIKSYLLIDIILTVFLCYQVFRSDTALGLWGSLLLLLLFLVSFYVALWRRGGWLLAAVLAGLFAVGVLGVYTGPSTLLFGIIFADLLGRSKSKVHIAIGCAAIALSFLLVFVFRKEPLLETSNAIYLPIMIIQSVYPIVIYIKEKAKSLQGELDEANEQIAKYIQQEERQRIARDLHDTLGQTLMMIKMKSELATKWVDKDPSQAKRELGEILDTSRTALKQVRELVSDMKFISLASELEHSAKLLHTAGISLSIENPEKPPLLSSVEETMLALCVREAMTNIIKHSRAERCTVKLETKDHAFGIHIADDGVGLAGNAGGNGLPSIMERMKTLGGSSAIDPLPQGGTKVYLKLPLRRHEKEDAS; this comes from the coding sequence ATGTTCTATAAGTTGTACCCGAGGGATCAGATCAAAAGTTATTTGCTCATCGATATCATACTGACCGTATTCTTATGCTACCAGGTGTTTCGTTCGGATACGGCGCTGGGACTGTGGGGCAGCCTTTTGCTGCTCCTGCTGTTCCTTGTTTCATTCTATGTCGCATTATGGCGTCGGGGCGGCTGGCTGCTGGCTGCCGTGCTGGCGGGCCTGTTCGCTGTAGGCGTACTCGGGGTGTATACGGGGCCGAGCACCCTGCTGTTCGGGATCATTTTTGCCGATTTGCTGGGCCGGTCCAAGTCCAAGGTACATATCGCCATCGGCTGTGCGGCCATTGCCCTATCATTCCTGCTCGTGTTCGTTTTCCGAAAGGAGCCGCTGCTCGAAACGTCCAATGCCATTTACCTTCCGATCATGATCATACAGTCGGTATATCCGATCGTCATCTACATCAAGGAGAAAGCAAAAAGCCTGCAGGGGGAGCTGGATGAAGCCAACGAGCAGATCGCAAAGTATATCCAGCAGGAGGAGCGGCAGCGAATCGCCAGGGATCTCCACGATACCTTGGGGCAGACCCTCATGATGATCAAAATGAAGAGCGAGCTGGCAACGAAATGGGTGGATAAGGATCCGAGCCAGGCCAAACGGGAGTTAGGCGAGATTCTGGATACCTCCAGAACCGCCCTCAAGCAGGTAAGGGAGCTGGTATCCGATATGAAGTTCATCTCGCTGGCAAGCGAGCTGGAGCATTCGGCCAAGCTGCTGCATACGGCAGGAATATCGCTGAGCATCGAGAATCCGGAGAAGCCTCCACTGTTATCCAGCGTGGAAGAAACGATGCTGGCGCTCTGCGTCCGGGAAGCCATGACCAATATTATTAAGCATAGCCGGGCCGAGCGGTGCACCGTCAAACTGGAAACGAAGGATCATGCCTTCGGGATCCATATCGCGGATGACGGCGTGGGTCTTGCGGGGAACGCCGGCGGAAACGGCCTTCCGTCGATCATGGAGCGGATGAAGACGCTGGGCGGGTCCTCCGCCATCGACCCGTTGCCTCAGGGGGGCACCAAGGTGTACCTGAAACTCCCGCTTCGCCGGCATGAAAAGGAGGACGCATCATGA